From the genome of Phytohabitans rumicis, one region includes:
- a CDS encoding DUF2207 family protein, giving the protein MSLLANRWTLTEDAAESTLLDLAARRFIELRQPGNDPMQTTLHLPAAPPDATGLRPYERRVLDRVRGLAVNGVVPLTALTFRDESSAKSWNKRLHAEVVADARTAGLSRPRFGSTVRSVLGGAAVLAAIAVGLAAFHYGVWSDNEDNPGVAAGIVTFFVLGGVVAVTRGERDTPLGRQVAGRWLGVRDWLRGHEEFAELPPASVTVWDRYLGYGAATGTTHLASAILDLGMGDRKLVWSSFGGTWHRVRVRYPRFWPRYGRTAPQLVRRALFAVAAGVLLLRFTVDALDLVAVTGDPVTDVAYPVAVVLLGYGLYALARSLIDLATVRTITGEVLWQQVWQSTARTEDSPSRPWLHHLAVDDGTDDRTTAWALPSEWAGNCQDGDTVTIRVRPWSRRVVQLTVVGHGRTRALTEPVTTQDTAEPSAAPVGPGPNDVFTVDEIGQALGFAVLAGPPVPAIGPVGTAQYVSADRGKAVLMVQTAGGAPGRWAWRANSRGQALPGVGEGAYAAGDRAALRLGETTVVVTLLGDGRGRHAYLPWLLNQAAARATTRHAPG; this is encoded by the coding sequence GTGAGCCTGCTGGCCAACCGGTGGACGCTCACCGAGGACGCGGCCGAGTCGACGCTGCTGGACCTGGCCGCCCGCCGCTTCATCGAGCTGCGCCAGCCCGGCAACGATCCGATGCAGACCACCTTGCATCTGCCGGCCGCGCCGCCGGACGCGACCGGGCTGCGGCCGTACGAGCGGCGGGTCCTCGATCGGGTACGCGGGCTCGCCGTCAACGGTGTGGTGCCGTTGACCGCGTTGACGTTCCGCGACGAGTCGAGCGCCAAGTCGTGGAACAAGCGGCTGCACGCCGAGGTCGTCGCGGACGCCCGTACGGCCGGTCTGTCCCGGCCACGGTTCGGGTCGACGGTGCGCAGCGTGCTCGGCGGGGCCGCGGTGCTCGCGGCAATCGCGGTCGGGCTCGCCGCGTTCCACTATGGAGTATGGAGCGACAACGAGGACAACCCCGGTGTCGCGGCCGGGATCGTCACGTTCTTCGTGCTCGGCGGCGTGGTCGCGGTGACCCGGGGTGAGCGCGACACCCCGCTGGGCCGCCAGGTCGCGGGGCGTTGGCTCGGCGTACGCGATTGGCTGCGCGGCCACGAGGAGTTCGCCGAGCTGCCGCCGGCGTCGGTGACCGTGTGGGACCGGTATCTGGGCTACGGCGCGGCGACCGGCACCACCCACCTGGCCAGCGCCATCCTCGATCTCGGCATGGGCGACCGCAAGCTGGTGTGGTCGTCGTTCGGCGGCACCTGGCACCGCGTGCGGGTGCGGTATCCGCGCTTCTGGCCGCGCTACGGCCGTACCGCGCCGCAGCTGGTGCGGCGGGCGCTGTTCGCCGTCGCGGCCGGCGTCCTGCTGCTGCGGTTCACCGTCGACGCGCTCGATCTGGTGGCCGTCACCGGCGACCCGGTGACCGACGTGGCGTACCCGGTAGCCGTTGTCCTGCTGGGCTACGGCCTGTACGCGCTGGCGCGCAGCCTGATCGACCTCGCCACCGTCCGTACGATCACCGGCGAGGTGCTGTGGCAGCAGGTGTGGCAGTCCACCGCCCGCACCGAGGACAGCCCGTCCCGGCCGTGGCTGCACCACCTCGCCGTGGACGACGGCACCGACGATCGCACCACGGCCTGGGCGCTGCCCAGTGAGTGGGCCGGCAACTGCCAGGACGGCGACACGGTCACGATCCGGGTCCGCCCGTGGAGCCGGCGTGTGGTCCAGTTGACCGTCGTCGGCCACGGCCGCACCCGCGCGCTGACCGAACCGGTGACCACACAGGACACCGCCGAGCCCAGTGCCGCACCCGTTGGCCCCGGGCCCAACGACGTGTTCACTGTGGACGAGATCGGGCAGGCACTCGGCTTCGCCGTGCTGGCCGGCCCGCCGGTCCCCGCCATCGGCCCGGTCGGCACCGCGCAGTACGTGTCGGCCGACCGCGGCAAGGCCGTACTCATGGTGCAGACGGCGGGCGGGGCGCCGGGCCGGTGGGCCTGGCGGGCGAACTCGCGCGGGCAGGCGCTGCCCGGCGTCGGCGAGGGCGCCTACGCCGCGGGAGACCGGGCCGCGCTGCGGCTCGGCGAGACCACCGTGGTGGTGACCCTGCTCGGCGACGGCCGCGGCCGCCACGCGTACCTGCCCTGGCTGCTGAACCAGGCCGCCGCCCGCGCGACCACCCGGCACGCCCCCGGATAG
- a CDS encoding RHS repeat-associated core domain-containing protein, whose translation MGGPPGRPDWTPPKGADVPGVATVDARAVERPAWPAQAESRTVRGPQRVTWPDGRATVDLAGPAAARAAGGRVAAGALPVRLAHVADREDGSGVAKATVTVYDRATTAKANVDGLLFGVERVDGVARAGKLTVEVGYAGFAAAYGGDWASRLRLVQLPSCALSVASDKCRTVRPLRTVNNPKAGTVTAEVTVAAGAPAVLAVQAAPSGPNGDYAATTLSPAGTWNVGAQSGDFTHSYPMRMPPGLGGPTPSVALSYSSGSVDGRTSTTNNQTGWIGDGWDFWPGFIERKYASCTDDSPTRNTGDLCWGTDNASLSLSGHAGELIETGTPGVWRLKDDDGTRVEKLTDPARANGDDNNEYWKVTTTDGTQYYFGYHRTNGWGADSHPTTNATWTVPVYGNGSGEPCSSGAGWCQQAWRWNLDYVIDPHDNTMAYYYQKEAGWYGRDQTPSLRTEYVRGGWLDRIEYGTRKGAEYTAPAPVRVVFDARERCFTGCWSGPAWNSAPIRSAWADVPWDRDCAAAPCTGNLSPTFWSARRLASVTTQVRSGPNTYRDVESWTLRHEFLNAGDNEGAPMWLRGITHAGHVTSDGTAVTEPETIFAPGAEPLPNRVDGPTDGLTSLTRFRIKTITTSGGGQITVNYSGPDCTRGSLPIPESNTKRCMPVYWSPVGASTTLDWFHKYVVTHVRQVDVQYQDIDGHTVAKSEDQEAFYDYLDTPAWHYTDDELTPNNRRTWGDWRGYGRVQVRNGTATGQQTATEYRYLRGMDGDKQPTGTRDVWVDDTWGGHIEDHEAHHGFLRQVITWQGPGGAEVSSTVNDPWRMGPTATRNRNGSVVNAWQTEVASSRTRTALYAKDGTARGHRTTKTTTEYNNDGQPIATTNFGDEATSGDETCQRQTYARNDAIWMLDRVAQTETLTGTCAAATTPAAKEKVLNRSRTFYDTYTDESSFGAPPTKGDPKRIEELDHWNGTTPVYVATATNTFDENGRLKAVADARGNTATTGYTVDAATGLVTGTTVTDPLGHRVITTTEPAWGLPTRIIDDQTTDQANPKHIVTDVAYDGLGRVGAVWLPGRDKASQGPNRRFTYRMRSSGGPSAVTTETLLSTGDAYRTSISLLDGFLRQRQNQLQATGGGRIITETLHNSLGQVGWTSAAYHDSTGGAPETTIASPQGQIPAVSRTVHDGAGRPTATIFLANGAEKWRTTIGYGGDRTFHTPPAGGTATATLTDARGRTIELRQYKAPADLGSDNPAAFTRTAYTHTLLDQLTTLVDQGGNVWSYDYDLRGRQYRAKDPDKGITESTYDAAGNVETVTMPFGTGTATLAFTYDALGRKTSVRDDTVGGPIRAEWVYDTLPYGKGKLTSATRHTSAGAYTNRVNAYDQYGRPTSTSVVLPASETALCAAARTACTYTSTTTYGLGGQQSTATLPAAADLPSEKLTFGYTDVDDPGTVYSASQIYVDAVDYNQLGQLTSRVLGASGARLALTNTYDEPTRRLTNASVVPEAAPEAANYSYTYDPAGNTTAIREAPSGQAADQQCFTYDYLRRLTQAWTPTTADCQAAPTQNQVGGPAPYWHDWTIDDLGNRRTETRHAASGNTTYTYAYPTPGPTTVRPHAVQSVSASGAVTWNRAYTYDNAGNTATRPTATGATQTLTFDREGHLAKLLQGTDTSTYLYDADGKRLIRTDPGGAKTLYLGTTEVRATASTTTATRYYTHAGATIAVRTAAGLHWLVSDHHGTAELTVNATNLAVAKRRTLPYGEQRGTNIGTWASGMDKGFVGGTTDPTGLTHLGAREYDPFLGRFVSVDPVMDLTDPQQMHGYAYSNNSPTTWADPTGLLACEDSECTKTTLDRSTPSGPRKVTCRIKNCTPHDTLSQRGRQCWRGCRPHDHPSDQDIEYAGLAVKWGNEFGIDPVMLLAVILRESSDGWKSWKIVQGMQASPSIAGLADLLGVDEDGGSVGITNVKFGVMTDVAEAMRNSPVYGKYAKDLEGKMLYDVAWDDSLSVEISAFAMRIEMDRLESGSAKIATNNINATPIEAASAFRQANGGGGAVISLDRSDSMKPGVEQHIVNQRNIYVEADRIICQSGIWAC comes from the coding sequence ATGGGCGGCCCGCCCGGCAGGCCCGATTGGACGCCGCCGAAGGGCGCGGACGTGCCCGGCGTGGCGACCGTCGACGCCCGCGCGGTGGAGCGGCCGGCGTGGCCCGCCCAGGCGGAATCCCGTACCGTGCGTGGCCCACAGCGGGTGACCTGGCCGGACGGCCGGGCCACCGTCGACCTCGCCGGCCCGGCCGCCGCCCGCGCGGCCGGTGGACGGGTAGCGGCCGGGGCACTTCCGGTCCGTCTCGCCCACGTCGCCGACCGGGAGGACGGATCCGGGGTGGCCAAGGCAACGGTCACCGTGTACGACCGTGCCACCACGGCCAAGGCCAATGTGGACGGTCTGCTGTTCGGCGTAGAACGCGTCGACGGCGTAGCCCGCGCCGGCAAGCTGACCGTCGAGGTCGGGTACGCCGGGTTCGCCGCCGCGTACGGCGGTGACTGGGCCAGCCGGCTGCGGTTGGTGCAGTTGCCCTCGTGCGCGCTCTCCGTGGCGAGCGACAAGTGCCGGACGGTCCGTCCACTGCGAACGGTCAACAATCCCAAGGCCGGGACGGTAACCGCCGAGGTGACCGTCGCAGCCGGCGCGCCGGCCGTACTGGCGGTGCAAGCCGCGCCGTCCGGGCCGAACGGCGACTACGCCGCCACCACGCTGTCCCCGGCGGGGACCTGGAACGTGGGCGCCCAGTCCGGCGACTTCACCCACTCGTACCCGATGCGGATGCCGCCGGGCCTAGGCGGCCCGACGCCATCCGTGGCGCTGTCCTACTCGTCAGGCAGCGTGGACGGGCGCACCTCCACCACCAACAACCAGACCGGATGGATCGGCGACGGCTGGGACTTCTGGCCCGGCTTCATCGAACGCAAGTACGCGTCCTGCACGGACGACAGCCCGACCCGCAACACCGGCGACCTGTGCTGGGGGACCGACAACGCCAGCCTCTCGCTCTCCGGCCACGCCGGTGAGCTCATCGAGACCGGCACCCCCGGCGTGTGGCGGCTCAAGGACGACGACGGCACCCGCGTCGAGAAGCTCACCGACCCCGCCCGCGCCAACGGCGACGACAACAACGAGTACTGGAAGGTCACCACCACCGACGGGACCCAGTACTACTTCGGCTACCACCGGACCAACGGCTGGGGCGCCGACAGCCACCCCACCACGAACGCCACCTGGACCGTGCCGGTCTACGGCAATGGCAGCGGTGAGCCGTGCTCATCCGGCGCGGGCTGGTGCCAGCAGGCGTGGCGCTGGAACCTCGACTACGTCATCGACCCGCACGACAACACGATGGCGTACTACTACCAGAAGGAAGCCGGCTGGTACGGCCGCGACCAGACCCCGAGCCTGCGGACCGAGTACGTCCGCGGCGGCTGGCTCGACCGGATCGAATACGGCACCCGCAAGGGCGCCGAGTACACCGCCCCCGCCCCGGTCCGGGTCGTGTTCGACGCGCGCGAGCGCTGCTTTACCGGCTGCTGGAGCGGCCCGGCCTGGAACTCCGCACCCATACGGTCGGCCTGGGCGGACGTCCCCTGGGACCGGGACTGCGCCGCGGCGCCATGCACCGGCAACCTCTCCCCGACCTTCTGGTCCGCCCGCCGCCTGGCCTCGGTGACCACGCAGGTCAGATCCGGCCCGAACACGTACCGGGACGTGGAGTCGTGGACGCTGCGACACGAGTTCCTCAACGCCGGGGACAACGAGGGCGCACCCATGTGGCTGCGCGGCATCACTCACGCCGGCCACGTCACCTCCGACGGCACCGCGGTCACCGAACCGGAGACGATCTTCGCTCCTGGCGCGGAACCGCTACCGAACCGTGTCGACGGGCCGACCGACGGGCTTACCAGCCTGACCCGGTTCCGCATCAAGACAATCACCACAAGCGGCGGTGGGCAGATCACCGTGAACTACTCCGGGCCGGACTGCACGCGGGGCAGCCTGCCGATCCCTGAATCCAACACCAAGCGGTGCATGCCGGTGTACTGGTCGCCGGTCGGCGCATCGACCACATTGGACTGGTTCCACAAGTACGTGGTCACGCACGTACGGCAGGTGGACGTGCAGTACCAGGACATCGACGGCCACACCGTGGCCAAGAGCGAGGACCAGGAGGCGTTCTACGACTACCTGGATACACCCGCCTGGCATTACACCGACGACGAACTCACCCCGAACAACCGGCGCACCTGGGGCGACTGGCGCGGCTACGGCCGGGTCCAGGTGCGCAACGGCACCGCCACCGGACAACAGACCGCGACCGAGTACCGCTACCTGCGCGGCATGGACGGCGACAAGCAACCCACCGGCACCCGGGACGTCTGGGTGGACGACACCTGGGGCGGCCACATCGAGGACCATGAGGCGCACCACGGCTTCCTCCGCCAGGTCATCACGTGGCAGGGACCTGGCGGCGCCGAGGTCAGCTCGACGGTCAACGACCCCTGGCGAATGGGGCCGACCGCCACCCGCAACCGCAACGGGTCGGTCGTCAACGCCTGGCAGACGGAGGTCGCAAGCAGCCGGACCCGGACCGCCCTCTACGCCAAGGACGGCACGGCCCGCGGCCACCGCACGACCAAGACCACCACCGAATACAACAACGACGGCCAGCCGATCGCCACGACAAACTTCGGCGACGAGGCCACGAGCGGCGACGAGACCTGCCAGCGCCAGACGTACGCACGCAACGACGCGATCTGGATGCTCGACCGGGTCGCCCAGACCGAAACGCTGACCGGCACGTGTGCCGCGGCCACCACACCCGCCGCGAAGGAGAAGGTACTCAACCGGAGCCGCACGTTCTACGACACCTACACCGACGAATCCTCATTCGGCGCACCGCCGACCAAGGGAGACCCGAAGCGGATCGAGGAACTGGACCACTGGAACGGCACCACGCCGGTCTACGTGGCCACCGCGACGAACACATTCGACGAGAACGGCCGCCTCAAGGCGGTCGCCGACGCCCGCGGCAACACGGCCACCACCGGCTACACCGTTGACGCCGCCACCGGCCTCGTCACCGGGACGACGGTGACGGACCCGCTCGGCCACCGGGTCATCACCACGACCGAACCCGCCTGGGGCCTGCCGACCAGGATCATCGACGATCAGACCACCGACCAGGCCAACCCCAAGCACATCGTCACCGACGTCGCCTACGACGGGCTGGGGCGGGTCGGCGCGGTGTGGCTACCCGGCCGGGACAAGGCCAGCCAAGGCCCCAACCGCCGGTTCACGTACCGGATGCGGTCCAGCGGCGGCCCGAGCGCCGTGACCACGGAGACGCTGCTGTCCACCGGTGACGCGTACCGCACGTCGATCAGCCTGTTGGACGGGTTCCTACGGCAGCGCCAGAACCAGCTCCAGGCCACCGGCGGCGGCCGGATCATCACCGAGACCCTCCACAACAGCCTGGGCCAGGTCGGCTGGACCAGCGCCGCGTACCACGACTCGACCGGCGGGGCGCCGGAAACCACCATCGCCAGCCCACAGGGACAGATACCGGCCGTCAGCCGTACCGTGCACGACGGCGCCGGCCGCCCCACTGCCACGATCTTCCTCGCCAACGGCGCCGAGAAGTGGCGCACCACCATCGGCTACGGCGGCGACCGCACCTTCCACACACCGCCCGCGGGCGGCACCGCCACCGCGACGCTGACCGACGCCCGTGGACGCACCATCGAGCTGCGGCAGTACAAGGCGCCCGCGGACCTCGGCAGCGACAACCCGGCGGCGTTCACCCGCACGGCGTACACGCACACCCTGCTCGACCAGCTCACGACCCTGGTCGACCAAGGCGGAAACGTCTGGAGCTACGACTACGACCTGCGCGGCCGGCAATACCGGGCCAAGGATCCCGACAAGGGGATCACCGAATCCACCTACGACGCGGCCGGCAACGTCGAGACGGTCACCATGCCGTTCGGCACCGGGACGGCGACACTGGCCTTCACGTACGACGCGCTCGGCCGCAAGACCAGCGTCCGCGACGACACCGTCGGCGGTCCGATCCGTGCCGAGTGGGTATACGACACGCTCCCTTACGGCAAGGGCAAGCTCACCTCCGCCACCCGCCACACGAGTGCGGGTGCCTACACCAACCGCGTCAACGCGTACGACCAGTACGGCCGCCCCACCTCCACCTCGGTGGTGCTGCCCGCGTCGGAGACGGCGCTGTGCGCCGCCGCACGCACCGCATGCACCTACACCTCCACGACCACCTACGGGCTCGGCGGCCAGCAGTCGACCGCGACGCTTCCGGCCGCCGCGGACCTGCCCAGCGAGAAGCTCACCTTCGGCTACACCGACGTCGACGACCCCGGCACCGTCTACTCAGCCAGCCAGATCTACGTCGATGCCGTCGACTACAACCAACTCGGCCAGCTCACCAGCCGCGTACTCGGCGCAAGCGGCGCCCGGCTCGCGCTGACGAACACGTACGACGAACCAACCCGGCGGCTGACCAACGCCAGCGTCGTACCGGAAGCCGCCCCGGAGGCGGCCAACTACAGCTACACCTACGACCCCGCGGGCAACACCACCGCGATCCGGGAGGCACCGTCGGGACAGGCCGCCGACCAGCAATGCTTCACGTACGACTACCTGCGCCGCCTCACCCAAGCCTGGACGCCCACCACCGCGGACTGCCAGGCCGCTCCCACCCAGAACCAGGTCGGCGGGCCGGCGCCGTACTGGCACGACTGGACGATCGACGACCTCGGCAACCGCCGTACCGAAACCCGGCACGCCGCCAGCGGCAACACCACCTACACGTACGCCTACCCCACGCCCGGACCCACCACGGTCCGCCCGCACGCAGTCCAGTCGGTCAGCGCCAGCGGGGCGGTCACCTGGAACCGCGCCTACACCTACGACAACGCCGGCAACACCGCCACCCGACCCACCGCGACAGGCGCCACCCAAACCCTGACCTTCGACCGGGAGGGCCACCTCGCCAAACTGCTCCAGGGCACCGACACCAGCACCTACCTCTACGACGCCGACGGCAAGCGGCTCATCCGCACCGACCCCGGCGGCGCCAAGACCCTGTACCTCGGGACCACCGAAGTCCGGGCGACCGCGAGCACGACGACGGCCACCCGGTACTACACGCACGCCGGCGCCACCATCGCCGTCCGCACCGCCGCCGGCCTGCACTGGCTCGTCAGCGACCACCACGGCACCGCGGAACTCACCGTCAACGCCACCAACCTCGCCGTCGCCAAGCGCCGCACCCTGCCGTACGGCGAACAGCGCGGCACCAACATCGGCACCTGGGCATCGGGCATGGACAAGGGCTTCGTCGGCGGCACCACCGACCCGACCGGCCTGACGCACCTCGGCGCGCGCGAGTACGACCCGTTCCTCGGCCGGTTCGTCAGCGTCGACCCGGTCATGGACCTGACCGACCCCCAACAGATGCACGGGTACGCCTACAGCAACAACAGCCCTACCACCTGGGCTGACCCCACGGGGCTGCTCGCCTGTGAGGACAGCGAGTGCACCAAGACCACCCTTGACAGGTCGACGCCGTCGGGACCGCGCAAGGTCACCTGTCGCATCAAGAACTGCACCCCGCATGACACGCTCTCGCAGCGAGGGAGGCAATGCTGGCGCGGGTGTAGGCCACACGACCACCCGTCGGACCAAGACATCGAGTATGCCGGCCTCGCCGTGAAGTGGGGCAACGAATTCGGCATCGATCCGGTAATGCTCCTCGCGGTCATCTTGCGGGAATCGAGCGATGGCTGGAAATCCTGGAAGATCGTACAAGGAATGCAGGCGAGTCCGAGTATTGCCGGCTTGGCGGATCTCCTGGGAGTTGACGAAGACGGGGGATCTGTTGGCATCACAAATGTCAAGTTCGGCGTCATGACGGACGTGGCGGAAGCAATGCGAAACAGTCCCGTATACGGAAAGTACGCCAAGGATCTCGAAGGCAAGATGCTCTACGACGTTGCTTGGGATGACAGCCTCTCCGTGGAGATCAGCGCCTTCGCGATGCGAATCGAGATGGATCGCCTCGAAAGCGGTTCGGCGAAGATCGCCACTAATAATATCAATGCGACACCAATCGAGGCGGCTTCCGCGTTCCGTCAGGCCAACGGCGGAGGCGGGGCCGTCATCAGCCTGGACCGTTCAGATTCTATGAAGCCCGGTGTCGAGCAGCACATCGTGAATCAGCGGAACATCTACGTGGAGGCCGACCGCATCATCTGCCAATCCGGCATCTGGGCCTGCTGA
- a CDS encoding LemA family protein codes for MSGGVVLGIVGGLFCLLAVVVIGWGIVAYNRLVRQRNQVRASWAQIDVQLKRRHDLIPNLVETVKGYATHERGTLDAVVVARNGAVTAAHAPGVGDRAAAEDILSQALGRLFALAEAYPDLKANQNFAALQGSWPTPRTRSRTPGSSTTALCRRSTPACSRCPRTSSRAWAASRRWSTSRPPAANAARSRSASSRRGERWTGARCWTSRWRPPLSAAGSAGTAWRGWSPGRPARGRSPPAPTSVRSRRRW; via the coding sequence ATGAGCGGTGGCGTGGTCCTGGGCATCGTGGGCGGGCTGTTCTGCCTGCTCGCCGTGGTCGTTATCGGCTGGGGGATCGTCGCGTACAACCGGCTGGTGCGGCAGCGTAACCAGGTCCGCGCCTCCTGGGCGCAGATCGACGTGCAGCTCAAGCGCCGCCACGACCTGATCCCCAACCTGGTGGAGACGGTCAAGGGGTACGCCACGCACGAGCGGGGCACGTTGGATGCCGTGGTCGTGGCCCGCAACGGCGCGGTGACGGCCGCCCACGCGCCGGGCGTCGGTGACCGGGCCGCCGCGGAAGACATCCTGAGCCAGGCGCTGGGCCGGCTGTTCGCGCTCGCCGAGGCGTACCCGGATCTGAAGGCCAATCAGAACTTCGCCGCCCTCCAGGGGAGCTGGCCAACACCGAGGACAAGATCGCGTACGCCCGGCAGTTCTACAACAGCGCTGTGCAGACGCTCAACACCAGCGTGCAGTCGCTGCCCACGAACCTCGTCGCGGGCATGGGCGGCTTCACGGCGGTGGAGTACTTCGAGGCCGCCGGCGGCGAACGCGGCCCGGTCCAGGTCCGCTTCTAGCCGCCGGGGCGAGCGATGGACGGGCGCGCGCTGCTGGACATCGCGGTGGCGGCCGCCGCTGTCGGCGGCTGGTTCGGCGGGTACGGCGTGGCGCGGCTGGTCACCCGGCCGGCCAGCCCGCGGCCGGAGCCCGCCAGCCCCGACCTCGGTGCGGAGCCGCCGGCGGTGGTGA
- a CDS encoding leucine-rich repeat protein: MESLHAAKKTVLALACAGLALTAGACADPSTAGAAATGWRSAGASESPVPKAVSGLGSAPTTAPARKPVDAGIDPGADPVFGSDPDLARTETYAYRHTEPGDHALPAGTVTLRYDVSTALDTPLKALLDRARADLVQATGVAVYLDGGHALNDADLAAIQSLHKPPSQGGQGATRPTRLYVYNLKTLAGGTECTPTSSLACAGQTARGGRSPYLWHNGWWDSWVKHLTLDDLEEVKAGAFSNTGFESVSLKAVRSIGPMGFGHRPYAKLSVLYLPSVTYVGPDAFRRNQYLTKVNLPRATKVDDFAFDDASRLRYFNAPRLRSIGRNALNDSHALVSVNLPSVEYIGINCFDLNGNAEAGTGVRVLRLPKLTVLDKNGLTGFASLVRVYAPSLTTAWHDAITRNPSLAAVYVPEMRKLGPRAFRDNPNLREVRFGDRPPAQDADVFAGADPARLSIYHSGDAASWARFVPAGNPTVPVLRYGG, encoded by the coding sequence GTGGAGTCTCTGCACGCGGCGAAGAAGACCGTGCTCGCCCTTGCCTGCGCCGGGCTCGCCCTGACAGCTGGCGCCTGCGCCGATCCGTCGACCGCCGGCGCCGCGGCGACCGGCTGGCGGTCGGCGGGCGCCTCGGAGTCTCCCGTCCCGAAGGCCGTGTCGGGCCTCGGATCCGCACCCACCACGGCGCCGGCGCGCAAACCCGTGGACGCGGGCATCGACCCGGGAGCCGACCCCGTCTTCGGCTCCGACCCGGACCTGGCCCGGACCGAAACCTACGCCTACCGGCACACCGAGCCGGGCGACCACGCGCTCCCGGCCGGCACGGTCACGCTTCGGTACGACGTGTCCACCGCCCTGGACACACCGCTGAAGGCGCTGCTGGACCGGGCTCGTGCCGATCTGGTCCAAGCCACCGGAGTCGCTGTCTACCTCGACGGTGGCCACGCGCTCAACGACGCCGACCTGGCGGCGATCCAGTCGCTGCACAAGCCGCCATCGCAGGGTGGGCAGGGGGCGACGAGGCCGACCCGCCTGTACGTCTACAACCTGAAGACGCTGGCGGGCGGAACGGAGTGCACGCCCACCTCGAGCCTCGCGTGCGCCGGCCAGACCGCGCGTGGTGGCCGGTCACCGTACCTGTGGCACAACGGCTGGTGGGACTCCTGGGTCAAGCACCTCACCCTGGACGACCTGGAAGAGGTCAAGGCGGGCGCCTTCAGCAACACCGGCTTCGAGTCGGTCAGCCTCAAGGCGGTCCGGTCGATCGGCCCGATGGGATTCGGGCACCGCCCGTACGCCAAGCTGAGCGTGCTCTACCTGCCGAGCGTCACGTACGTCGGCCCGGACGCGTTCCGCCGGAACCAGTACCTGACCAAGGTGAACCTGCCGCGGGCGACGAAGGTCGACGACTTCGCGTTCGACGACGCCTCCCGGCTGCGCTATTTCAACGCACCCCGGTTGCGGAGCATCGGCAGGAACGCGCTCAACGACAGCCACGCGCTGGTGTCGGTGAACCTGCCCAGCGTCGAGTACATCGGCATCAACTGCTTCGACCTCAACGGCAACGCCGAGGCGGGCACCGGCGTGCGCGTACTGCGGCTGCCGAAGCTGACGGTGCTGGACAAGAACGGACTCACCGGATTCGCGTCGCTGGTGCGGGTGTACGCGCCGTCGTTGACCACCGCATGGCACGACGCGATAACCCGCAATCCGAGCCTGGCGGCGGTCTACGTACCCGAAATGCGCAAGCTCGGTCCGCGCGCCTTTCGCGACAACCCCAACCTGCGCGAGGTCCGCTTCGGCGACCGGCCGCCGGCGCAGGACGCGGACGTCTTCGCCGGTGCGGACCCCGCGCGGCTGTCCATCTACCACAGCGGCGACGCCGCCAGTTGGGCCCGGTTCGTCCCGGCCGGCAACCCGACCGTCCCGGTCCTCAGGTACGGGGGATGA
- a CDS encoding phytanoyl-CoA dioxygenase family protein: MLTSSHLLSSVQMARFVTHGYLRMDAVVPDTLNRQAVEVLSAGLPAVPYGTALPDAFPEGSFARQLVEVPAVAGALRSLVGPEPTVDHHFVHVREPHEGNAQPLHGDAIIDVRPDAFDVQLMYYPREVTADMGGTLVVPGSHLRRTNESDTGRYQNLLGQIRLTCPAGTVMLLHHGIWHGGRRNDSGTRRYMYKIRFNPTVPQVRLWNADDLADPRIAAELSTNFPWYEHATGRLEIYNRIRLWRALTGDDGFDIEYWVTRVSNRPTVGSNA, translated from the coding sequence ATGTTGACCAGTAGCCACCTGCTCTCCTCCGTTCAGATGGCGCGCTTCGTGACGCACGGCTACCTACGCATGGACGCCGTCGTTCCGGACACGCTGAACCGGCAAGCCGTCGAGGTGCTGTCCGCCGGCCTTCCGGCCGTGCCGTACGGCACCGCGCTGCCCGACGCCTTTCCCGAGGGATCGTTCGCCCGCCAACTGGTCGAGGTCCCGGCGGTCGCCGGCGCGCTGCGCAGCCTGGTGGGACCGGAGCCCACTGTGGACCATCATTTCGTGCACGTCCGGGAACCACACGAGGGCAACGCCCAGCCGCTGCACGGCGACGCCATCATCGACGTGCGCCCGGACGCCTTCGACGTCCAGCTCATGTACTACCCGCGGGAGGTGACCGCCGACATGGGCGGGACGCTCGTCGTGCCGGGCAGCCACCTGCGCCGCACCAACGAGAGCGACACCGGCCGCTACCAGAACCTGCTCGGCCAGATCCGGCTCACCTGCCCGGCCGGCACCGTGATGCTGCTGCACCACGGCATCTGGCACGGCGGGCGGCGCAACGACAGCGGCACCCGCCGGTACATGTACAAGATCCGGTTCAACCCCACGGTGCCCCAGGTGCGGCTGTGGAACGCCGACGACCTGGCCGATCCGCGGATCGCCGCCGAATTGAGCACCAACTTCCCCTGGTACGAGCACGCCACGGGGCGCCTGGAGATCTACAACCGGATCCGGCTGTGGCGCGCGCTGACCGGCGATGACGGCTTCGACATCGAGTACTGGGTGACCCGGGTGAGCAACCGGCCGACCGTGGGGAGCAACGCATGA